A stretch of Electrophorus electricus isolate fEleEle1 chromosome 3, fEleEle1.pri, whole genome shotgun sequence DNA encodes these proteins:
- the hddc2 gene encoding HD domain-containing protein 2, with amino-acid sequence MSGRHSMENMLQFLKLVGQLKQVPRKGWVYRHVKHPESVSDHMYRMSVMALTIQDRGVNKERCMKLALVHDLAECIVGDIAPADNISKAEKHRREKEAMVHITGLLSEDLHKELYQLWEEYETQSSPEAKLVKELDQLEMILQAHEYEELEGTPGRLQEFFSSTEGRFHHPEVLALARSLNEERAHHIGKQGEASLGQATNQDSHVTHNFITSL; translated from the exons ATGTCTGGTAGACACAGCATGGAGAACATGCTGCAGTTCTTAAAACTAGTAGGGCAATTGAAG CAAGTGCCACGAAAGGGATGGGTGTACAGACACGTGAAGCATCCAGAGAGTGTGTCCGATCACATGTACAGGATGTCAGTGATGGCATTAACGATACAAGACCGTGGCGTAAACAAAGAGAG ATGCATGAAGCTGGCCTTAGTACATGACTTGGCCGAGTGCATTGTGGGCGACATCGCTCCAGCCGACAACATTAGCaaagcagaaaaacacagaagagaAAAG GAGGCAATGGTTCACATCACAGGCTTGCTAAGTGAAGATCTGCATAAAGAGCTCTACCAGTTGTGGGAG GAGTATGAGACCCAGTCGAGTCCAGAGGCCAAGCTGGTGAAAGAGCTGGACCAGCTCGAGATGATCCTACAGGCCCATGAGTATGAGGAGCTGGAGGGGACCCCAGGCAGACTGCAGGAATTCTTCTCTTCCACTGAAG GCCGTTTTCATCATCCGGAGGTCCTGGCCCTGGCGAGGAGTCTGAACGAGGAAAGAGCTCATCACATAGGGAAGCAAGGCGAGGCCAGTTTGGGGCAGGCAACAAATCAGGACAGCCACGTAACGCACAACTTCATAACTTCACTGTAA